Proteins co-encoded in one Streptococcus ruminicola genomic window:
- a CDS encoding ABC1 kinase family protein → MSGRRLREIIGAFSSVGLTSLIEKGKAAEDKSTPRKLRLAFEKLGPSFVKIGQILSTRSDIFPEAYVRELSKLQSNVLPLPTESVMEAIEAELTGPVSAYFSEIRPEPLASGSVAQTHRARLLNGKDVIIKIQRPNLPEIIEEDLTLLIRLSRRIPKAFLPMVDLPEVLQQIKESLTREIDFRNEAQAMITFAELNQSSKCIASPEVYDEFTTPRLIVEDYVSGIPINHYDELIKAGYDLEDIGRKLMLSFIKQVFKDGFFHGDPHPGNLFISDGKIYFIDFGIMGKLDNGMRVALNDILYSFTAQDVEGMMKGILSVTSFDTSMNKSALAQDVERMLAKYSSLDIGVLSITDLIEDLLNVFVKNGLKASPQITILEKAALQIEGIFRELAPEVDLMTLAKNYFLENMGPDMLKQALNKETLLIELFYQLKNGKNIPRRLNQLLEQVLNGRILVNHDLYDYTNRIKFFNRVVNRFVLSLLFFAVLISATILSFNQNLEILSNGLFGLAFVLFLWDLVLILKK, encoded by the coding sequence ATGTCAGGTAGACGCTTAAGAGAAATCATTGGTGCCTTTAGTTCAGTAGGGTTAACCTCTTTAATCGAAAAAGGAAAAGCAGCAGAAGATAAATCAACACCTCGTAAGCTTCGCTTAGCTTTTGAAAAATTAGGTCCAAGTTTTGTTAAAATTGGTCAGATTCTTTCGACAAGAAGTGATATTTTTCCAGAAGCTTATGTTAGAGAGTTGAGCAAGCTACAAAGCAATGTGCTTCCGCTGCCAACAGAATCGGTCATGGAAGCCATAGAAGCAGAGCTTACTGGTCCTGTTTCCGCTTATTTTTCTGAAATCAGACCTGAGCCACTAGCGAGTGGCTCAGTTGCTCAGACACACCGTGCTCGTTTGCTAAATGGTAAAGACGTTATCATCAAAATTCAACGCCCAAATCTGCCAGAAATTATCGAGGAAGACTTGACACTTTTGATTCGCCTTTCAAGACGTATCCCAAAAGCATTTCTTCCAATGGTAGACTTACCTGAGGTTTTGCAGCAAATCAAAGAAAGCTTGACGCGTGAAATTGATTTTCGCAATGAAGCTCAAGCTATGATTACCTTTGCTGAATTGAATCAATCAAGTAAATGTATTGCTAGTCCAGAAGTCTATGATGAGTTTACAACGCCTCGTTTAATCGTTGAAGACTACGTTTCAGGTATTCCGATTAATCACTATGATGAGTTGATTAAGGCAGGTTATGACCTTGAGGACATTGGTCGAAAACTCATGCTTAGTTTTATTAAGCAAGTCTTCAAAGACGGCTTTTTCCACGGTGACCCTCACCCAGGCAATCTCTTTATCTCAGATGGTAAGATTTATTTTATTGATTTTGGGATTATGGGAAAACTTGATAATGGCATGCGCGTAGCCTTAAATGATATTCTTTACAGCTTTACGGCACAAGACGTTGAAGGCATGATGAAAGGCATTTTGTCTGTCACAAGTTTTGATACCTCAATGAACAAGTCAGCTCTTGCCCAAGACGTGGAACGCATGCTGGCTAAGTATTCTAGCCTAGATATCGGTGTCTTATCTATCACAGATTTGATTGAGGATTTGTTAAATGTCTTTGTCAAAAATGGACTCAAAGCGTCACCGCAGATTACCATTTTAGAAAAAGCCGCTCTGCAAATTGAAGGCATTTTTCGTGAGCTAGCTCCAGAAGTTGACCTCATGACACTTGCTAAGAATTATTTCTTAGAAAATATGGGACCTGACATGCTTAAGCAAGCTTTGAACAAAGAAACCTTGCTTATCGAGCTATTTTATCAACTAAAAAATGGTAAGAATATCCCACGTCGTCTCAATCAACTCTTGGAACAAGTCTTAAATGGACGTATTTTAGTTAACCATGATTTATACGATTACACCAACCGTATTAAGTTTTTTAATCGTGTGGTTAACCGCTTTGTTTTGAGCCTGCTCTTTTTTGCCGTATTGATAAGTGCGACGATTTTGAGTTTTAATCAAAACTTAGAAATCCTATCAAATGGCCTTTTTGGCTTAGCTTTTGTGCTTTTTTTGTGGGACCTTGTCCTGATTCTCAAAAAATAA
- a CDS encoding SemiSWEET transporter: MIGYIAACLTTFGFLPQMIKVLKTKDVESISLGMYTMSVTGMALWLAHGISVSDPALIVANTISVALAGIILICKIIYK, encoded by the coding sequence ATGATTGGGTATATTGCGGCTTGTTTGACAACGTTTGGTTTTTTGCCACAAATGATCAAGGTTTTAAAAACCAAAGACGTTGAATCCATTTCACTTGGCATGTATACCATGTCAGTCACTGGGATGGCATTGTGGTTGGCGCATGGAATTTCCGTTTCAGATCCAGCTTTAATTGTTGCCAATACCATCTCAGTTGCCTTAGCAGGAATTATCCTTATTTGTAAAATAATTTATAAATAA
- a CDS encoding PTS cellobiose transporter subunit IIB, which translates to MAKQALIICAGGMSSSMIAKKTMTYLQEKGEDIEMDAVGVPEGQKRIEADKYDLYLVSPQTKMNFKQLADAAAKKNKPIVQIPPQAYIPIPMGIEKMAALVKENI; encoded by the coding sequence ATGGCTAAACAAGCTTTAATTATCTGTGCAGGCGGTATGTCATCATCAATGATTGCTAAAAAAACGATGACATACCTTCAAGAAAAAGGTGAAGACATCGAAATGGATGCCGTTGGTGTTCCGGAAGGTCAAAAACGTATTGAAGCTGATAAATATGATTTGTATCTTGTCAGCCCACAAACAAAAATGAACTTCAAACAATTAGCAGATGCTGCTGCTAAGAAAAACAAACCAATCGTTCAAATTCCACCACAAGCTTACATTCCAATTCCAATGGGAATTGAAAAAATGGCAGCTTTGGTGAAAGAAAACATCTAA
- a CDS encoding BglG family transcription antiterminator, which yields MLNKKEKQIIQYLTKDKEQFVTSKELAAHMGCSDRTIRTYYKTLVEKLDFYSGIDLISKQGYGYKLDIVDDDAYADFLEENHINDHHNNYQNITDINDRYNYLLNKLLFEQNEIYFDDLADELFVSRSTLSSDFKKIRQKFKPYHLKIESKANKGVYVLGQERDKRRFIMDYFIDSGFINTMHSYVDNELLNQEISFEELTIIVLDECREGGLKLSDFVIQNLVIHIALAIRRITEGFRISKVSEDELVLRGLAERQIAENILKRVSVSTHIDFPAEEVDYITLHLVSKGHGSACHISEVLQEQMRQELIDSIDQINPTVKNDFQLIEGLLAHLSTMFIRLQSRVVMENPLTAEIQANYRDMYQLAERVVANMPTFSAYTLSPNEIAYIALHFMAAKERYKEQRKYNVLVICATGYGSAQMLKSRIENELGNLVSITDVIGYYEINDEKLKGIDFIVSSIDLSNLIFNIPVFTVSVFLNDEELKDIKQGISHLNRSLPNLVDRQSELSVSDVFDDYFSEDYFFLLSDASKEEVLQKLAQSISQNENEQFEERLLNMMKQRESMSSIVFGENIAVPHPLKAVGSKHHFAVAIVKNGVKWDKQYPSIKIIFLMSMSIHDNDGLPELTSAIVDLVDNPKLQEQMLACQSFDEFKKIFLTI from the coding sequence GTGTTAAACAAAAAAGAAAAGCAAATTATTCAATATCTAACAAAAGATAAAGAACAATTTGTAACTAGTAAAGAACTAGCAGCGCACATGGGATGTTCGGATAGAACAATTAGAACTTACTATAAAACACTTGTTGAAAAATTAGATTTTTACTCAGGCATTGATTTGATTTCCAAGCAAGGTTATGGCTATAAGCTAGACATCGTAGATGATGATGCTTATGCTGATTTCTTAGAGGAAAATCATATCAATGACCATCACAATAATTACCAAAACATTACGGATATCAATGATCGTTACAATTATCTGTTAAACAAACTTTTGTTTGAACAAAATGAAATTTATTTTGATGATTTAGCAGATGAGTTGTTTGTTAGTCGATCAACATTATCTAGTGATTTTAAAAAGATAAGACAAAAATTTAAACCTTATCATTTGAAAATTGAAAGCAAAGCCAATAAAGGGGTTTACGTCTTAGGACAAGAACGTGATAAACGTCGTTTCATCATGGATTACTTTATTGATTCTGGTTTTATTAACACCATGCATTCATACGTTGATAATGAGTTGCTTAATCAAGAGATTTCTTTTGAAGAGCTAACCATCATTGTTCTGGATGAATGTCGGGAAGGTGGTCTTAAATTATCAGACTTTGTGATTCAAAATCTAGTCATCCACATTGCTTTAGCAATCCGTCGCATTACCGAAGGTTTTCGCATTAGCAAGGTGTCAGAAGATGAACTGGTACTGAGAGGTTTGGCAGAACGTCAAATTGCTGAAAATATTTTAAAACGTGTTTCAGTATCTACGCACATTGATTTTCCAGCAGAAGAAGTTGATTACATTACTCTCCACTTGGTTTCAAAAGGTCACGGGAGTGCTTGTCACATTTCAGAAGTTTTGCAAGAGCAAATGCGTCAGGAATTGATTGACAGTATTGACCAAATTAATCCAACTGTTAAGAATGACTTCCAATTGATTGAGGGCTTGCTTGCTCATCTATCAACCATGTTCATTCGCTTGCAAAGCAGGGTTGTTATGGAAAACCCTTTGACAGCGGAAATTCAAGCCAATTATCGCGACATGTATCAACTAGCTGAACGTGTTGTAGCTAATATGCCAACTTTCAGTGCTTACACTTTATCACCAAATGAAATCGCCTACATTGCTCTGCATTTTATGGCTGCCAAAGAAAGATACAAAGAACAACGTAAATACAATGTTCTGGTCATCTGTGCTACGGGATACGGCAGTGCTCAAATGCTTAAGAGCCGAATTGAAAACGAGCTCGGGAACTTGGTTTCAATTACGGATGTGATTGGCTATTATGAAATCAATGATGAAAAGTTAAAAGGAATTGATTTTATCGTTTCTTCTATTGACTTGTCAAACTTGATTTTCAATATTCCAGTCTTTACGGTTTCAGTTTTCTTAAATGATGAAGAGTTAAAGGATATTAAACAGGGAATTTCTCATTTGAATAGGTCTTTACCAAATCTAGTAGATCGTCAATCAGAACTCAGTGTAAGCGATGTATTTGACGATTACTTCTCAGAAGACTATTTCTTTCTACTATCGGACGCTTCAAAAGAAGAGGTATTGCAAAAACTAGCTCAGAGCATTTCACAAAATGAAAATGAGCAATTTGAGGAACGACTTCTTAATATGATGAAACAGCGGGAATCTATGAGTTCCATCGTATTCGGGGAAAATATTGCCGTACCTCATCCTTTGAAAGCCGTCGGTAGCAAACATCATTTTGCAGTAGCGATTGTTAAAAATGGTGTGAAATGGGATAAACAATATCCATCAATCAAAATTATCTTTTTAATGTCAATGTCAATTCATGATAATGATGGACTACCAGAGTTGACATCTGCCATTGTTGATTTGGTTGATAATCCAAAACTTCAAGAACAAATGTTAGCTTGCCAATCATTTGATGAATTTAAAAAAATATTTTTAACGATTTAA
- a CDS encoding phasin family protein — MEELKKVLLAGIGLTSMTLEKADAFVKELVEKGRLTVDEGKELQSELKRRSEDEAQAFLDQLNAKTKPVQYATKEDVSRLEDKIDALLKKSNILN, encoded by the coding sequence ATGGAAGAATTGAAAAAAGTTCTCTTAGCCGGTATTGGTTTGACGTCTATGACTTTGGAAAAAGCTGACGCTTTTGTAAAAGAGTTAGTCGAAAAAGGACGCCTCACTGTTGACGAAGGAAAAGAATTGCAGTCTGAACTAAAACGCCGAAGTGAAGACGAAGCACAAGCTTTTTTAGATCAATTAAATGCTAAAACAAAACCTGTTCAATATGCTACCAAAGAAGATGTTTCTCGTCTTGAAGACAAAATTGATGCGCTTTTGAAGAAGTCAAATATCTTAAATTAG
- a CDS encoding PTS cellobiose transporter subunit IIA produces MNSEELQVAAFEIILNSGNARSIVHEAFDAMRDGDYALAEEKLKESNDELLKAHQSQTHLLQEYAGGKEINVEIIMVHAQDHLMTTMTLREVALEMLNLYKKLG; encoded by the coding sequence ATGAATTCAGAAGAATTGCAAGTTGCAGCATTTGAGATTATCTTAAATTCTGGTAACGCACGTTCAATCGTCCACGAAGCATTTGATGCTATGCGTGATGGAGATTACGCGCTAGCAGAAGAAAAGTTGAAAGAATCAAATGATGAACTGCTAAAAGCACACCAATCACAAACTCACTTGTTACAAGAATATGCAGGTGGTAAAGAGATTAATGTTGAAATCATTATGGTCCATGCCCAAGACCATTTGATGACAACAATGACACTTCGTGAAGTGGCGCTTGAAATGTTAAATCTGTACAAAAAACTTGGTTAG
- a CDS encoding 6-phospho-beta-glucosidase, whose product MAKLPDNFLWGGAVAAHQLEGGWKEGGKGLSVADVMTAGRHGVPREITDGVVEGKYYPNHEAIDFYHHYKEDIALFAEMGFKCFRTSIAWTRIFPNGDELEPNEAGLQFYDDLFDECLKHGIEPVVTLSHFELPYHLVKEYGGFTNRKLVDFFVRFAETCFRRYKDKVKYWMTFNEINNQANYQEDFAPFTNSGIVYKEGDDREAIMYQAAHYELVASARAVKIGREINPDFQIGCMIAMCPIYPATCNPKDILMAQKAMEKRYYFTDVHVHGFYPNHILKYWERKGINVDVTEEDLADLKEGTVDYIGFSYYMSFAIDSHRENNPHFDYLETEDLIKNKYVKASEWGWQIDPEGLRYSLNWFTDMYHLPLFIVENGFGAIDQVEEDGMVHDDYRIDYLGAHIKEMIKAVDEDGVDLMGYTPWGCIDLVSASTGEMRKRYGFIYVDKDDEGNGTYKRTPKLSFDWYKKVIASNGEEV is encoded by the coding sequence ATGGCTAAGTTACCAGATAATTTTTTGTGGGGTGGTGCAGTTGCTGCTCACCAACTTGAAGGTGGATGGAAAGAAGGAGGAAAAGGTCTCAGTGTTGCTGACGTAATGACAGCTGGTCGTCATGGTGTTCCTCGTGAAATCACTGACGGTGTGGTTGAAGGTAAATATTATCCAAACCACGAAGCAATTGATTTCTATCACCACTATAAAGAAGATATTGCTTTGTTTGCTGAAATGGGCTTCAAATGCTTCCGTACATCAATTGCATGGACACGTATTTTCCCAAATGGTGATGAATTAGAACCAAACGAAGCAGGTTTGCAATTCTATGATGATTTGTTTGACGAATGCTTGAAACACGGCATTGAACCTGTTGTTACTTTGTCTCACTTTGAATTGCCATATCACTTGGTTAAAGAATATGGTGGTTTCACAAACCGTAAATTGGTTGATTTCTTTGTTCGTTTTGCTGAAACATGTTTCCGTCGTTACAAAGACAAAGTTAAATATTGGATGACTTTCAATGAAATCAATAACCAAGCAAACTACCAAGAAGATTTTGCACCATTTACAAACTCTGGTATTGTCTACAAAGAAGGCGATGATCGCGAAGCGATTATGTATCAAGCCGCTCACTATGAATTGGTAGCATCTGCGCGTGCGGTTAAAATTGGTCGTGAAATCAACCCTGATTTCCAAATTGGTTGTATGATTGCCATGTGTCCAATTTACCCTGCAACATGTAATCCAAAAGATATCCTAATGGCACAAAAAGCCATGGAAAAACGTTATTACTTCACTGATGTGCATGTTCATGGCTTCTACCCAAATCATATTCTTAAATACTGGGAACGTAAAGGTATCAATGTCGATGTGACAGAAGAAGACTTGGCAGATTTGAAAGAGGGAACTGTTGATTACATCGGATTCTCTTACTACATGTCATTTGCAATCGATTCTCACCGTGAAAATAACCCACACTTTGACTACCTTGAAACAGAAGATTTGATTAAAAATAAATACGTCAAAGCGTCTGAATGGGGTTGGCAAATTGACCCAGAAGGTCTTCGCTATAGCTTGAACTGGTTTACTGATATGTACCACTTGCCACTTTTCATCGTGGAAAATGGTTTCGGTGCTATTGACCAAGTAGAAGAAGACGGCATGGTTCACGATGATTACCGCATTGATTACCTTGGTGCTCACATCAAAGAAATGATTAAAGCTGTCGACGAAGACGGTGTTGATTTGATGGGATACACTCCATGGGGTTGTATTGACCTTGTCTCAGCAAGTACAGGTGAAATGCGCAAACGTTATGGCTTCATCTATGTTGATAAAGATGACGAAGGTAACGGTACTTACAAACGTACACCAAAATTGTCATTTGACTGGTATAAGAAAGTCATTGCTTCAAACGGTGAAGAAGTCTAA